From a single Rhizobium lusitanum genomic region:
- a CDS encoding MarR family winged helix-turn-helix transcriptional regulator: MTRQVNPKAAKPELLAAPMENVGIIDFEIIELLFFAYRDFVSDPDQILDKSGFGRAHHRVVHFVNREPGMTVADLLETLKITKQSLARVLKQLIDSGYIRQVAGPEDRRQRKLYPTQAGRDLALALAEPQSRRIERAFEGASDATRESVKRFLRGMQD; encoded by the coding sequence GTGACACGACAGGTGAACCCAAAAGCGGCAAAACCGGAGCTACTGGCAGCGCCGATGGAGAATGTCGGGATCATCGATTTCGAAATCATCGAGCTGCTTTTCTTTGCCTATCGCGACTTCGTATCCGATCCGGATCAAATCCTCGACAAGAGTGGGTTCGGGCGCGCGCATCACCGTGTCGTCCATTTCGTTAACCGCGAACCCGGCATGACGGTTGCGGACCTTTTGGAAACATTGAAGATCACAAAACAGAGTTTGGCGCGAGTCCTCAAACAATTGATCGATTCGGGTTATATTCGTCAGGTGGCCGGGCCTGAGGATCGTCGCCAGCGTAAGCTGTATCCGACGCAGGCCGGTCGCGATTTGGCGTTGGCGCTGGCGGAGCCGCAATCACGCCGTATTGAACGGGCATTCGAAGGCGCGTCCGACGCGACGCGCGAAAGCGTCAAACGGTTCCTGAGGGGAATGCAGGACTAA
- a CDS encoding cold-shock protein produces MAETGTVKFFNTDKGFGFIKPDKGGADIFVHISAVQASGLSGLSENQKVSFDTEPDRRGKGPKAVNLQIDG; encoded by the coding sequence ATGGCCGAGACTGGCACTGTAAAGTTTTTTAATACCGATAAGGGCTTCGGTTTCATTAAACCGGACAAGGGTGGCGCGGACATCTTTGTACACATCTCAGCAGTACAGGCTTCTGGCCTGTCAGGATTGTCGGAAAACCAGAAGGTAAGCTTCGACACGGAACCGGATCGCCGCGGCAAGGGACCGAAGGCTGTCAATCTCCAGATTGACGGCTAA
- a CDS encoding calcium:proton antiporter: MTISNWLKQEKFLIIALAIAVVAYLCEHSVLEMGRAASMLAAVALIATIILVSMRVAHHAEILATKVGDPYGTMILTLSAVAVEVIMLAILMGGESSPTLVRDTIYSAVMLDINGIIGLAALIGGLKHGEQAYNDDSSKSYGVMILTAMGISMIVPEFIPEVKWHYYSAFTIVAMVALYALFLRMQVGKHSYFFSYSYPRIEKQHGAEEDHHGEESTINSIVTILIGVVLIGGLAEFMSAFMDVGLKNSGAPPAIAAIVVATISAAPEILTALRSALRNRMQATINIAMGASLSTVILTVPVMEGIALYTGQPFIMAMTPVQTVMIMITLIAAAINLNDGETNAIEGMTHFILFATFIMLTVLGL; encoded by the coding sequence TTGACAATATCGAACTGGCTGAAGCAGGAAAAATTCCTGATCATCGCATTAGCAATCGCGGTGGTTGCCTATCTCTGCGAACATTCCGTGCTGGAGATGGGGCGCGCAGCATCGATGTTGGCAGCCGTGGCATTGATCGCCACCATCATACTTGTCTCGATGCGCGTTGCCCATCATGCCGAAATCCTCGCCACGAAAGTCGGCGACCCCTACGGCACAATGATCCTGACGCTATCGGCCGTCGCGGTCGAAGTCATCATGCTGGCAATCCTGATGGGTGGTGAAAGCTCGCCGACGCTGGTGCGCGACACCATCTATTCCGCCGTCATGCTCGATATCAACGGCATCATCGGTCTTGCCGCGCTGATCGGCGGGCTGAAGCACGGCGAGCAAGCCTATAATGACGACTCCAGCAAATCCTATGGCGTGATGATCCTGACGGCCATGGGCATATCGATGATCGTGCCGGAATTCATCCCCGAGGTGAAATGGCACTATTATTCCGCCTTCACCATTGTTGCGATGGTTGCGCTCTACGCGCTCTTCCTGCGCATGCAGGTCGGCAAGCACAGCTATTTCTTCAGCTACAGCTATCCGCGCATCGAGAAACAGCACGGGGCAGAGGAAGACCATCACGGCGAGGAATCGACGATAAACTCCATCGTCACGATCCTGATCGGCGTCGTGCTGATCGGCGGCCTTGCCGAGTTCATGTCCGCCTTCATGGATGTCGGCCTCAAGAACAGCGGTGCGCCACCCGCAATCGCGGCGATCGTCGTCGCCACCATTTCCGCTGCCCCGGAAATCCTGACGGCGCTGCGTTCGGCACTGCGCAACCGCATGCAGGCGACGATCAACATCGCCATGGGCGCTTCGCTATCGACCGTCATCCTGACAGTGCCGGTCATGGAGGGAATCGCGCTCTACACCGGCCAGCCCTTCATCATGGCCATGACGCCGGTGCAGACCGTGATGATCATGATCACCCTCATCGCAGCAGCCATCAACCTCAACGACGGCGAGACGAACGCGATCGAAGGCATGACCCATTTCATCCTCTTCGCCACCTTTATCATGCTGACGGTACTGGGGCTTTGA
- a CDS encoding DUF1349 domain-containing protein, with the protein MTIDINDMYWLNAPPVWEMNQGRLLVRSGDKTDFWQGTYYGFHRDNGHFLGQPRQGDFTAETTFIGHYQELYDQAGLMLRYDATHWMKCGIEYTDGAKHFSVVVTNGNSDWSAFPLDHEFDALSVRVTRNGDALFIQYRTDKMAEWRMARLAWFDPTLEEVSVGPTFCSPRREGFEAEFLDFSVSDPVSRDIH; encoded by the coding sequence ATGACGATCGACATCAACGACATGTATTGGCTGAATGCGCCACCGGTCTGGGAAATGAACCAGGGACGCCTGCTCGTCCGCTCCGGCGACAAGACCGATTTCTGGCAAGGAACCTATTACGGCTTCCATCGCGACAACGGCCACTTCCTCGGCCAGCCACGCCAAGGCGACTTCACCGCTGAAACCACCTTCATCGGGCATTATCAAGAGCTCTACGACCAGGCCGGCCTGATGCTCCGTTATGACGCCACGCACTGGATGAAATGTGGGATCGAATATACCGACGGCGCCAAGCATTTCAGCGTCGTGGTCACCAACGGCAATTCCGACTGGTCCGCCTTTCCGCTCGATCACGAATTCGATGCCCTGTCGGTACGTGTGACGCGTAACGGCGACGCCCTTTTCATCCAGTACCGTACCGATAAGATGGCCGAGTGGCGAATGGCCCGGCTCGCCTGGTTCGATCCGACCTTGGAAGAGGTCTCCGTCGGCCCCACCTTCTGCTCACCGCGGCGCGAGGGATTTGAAGCGGAATTTCTGGATTTCAGCGTGAGCGATCCGGTATCGCGGGATATCCACTAA
- a CDS encoding PQQ-dependent sugar dehydrogenase produces MRLHGTGFSIALAASALLAASTALADPAKTVNTLKVAVKIETIASELDHPWAVEALPDGAYLVTERPGHMRIVRNGKLSDPIAGVPEVHTRGQGGLLDVALDPKFASNRTIFFTASIAEDGGSGTAVFRAALSPDERRLTDLKRIFLMNKLSSGNIQYGSRIAIARDGSLFVGLGDRGEQDRAQDFHEDAGSIIHITADGSIPADNPFKDGAKAQPEIWSKGHRNPQGITFDTADGKLYTAEHGARGGDEINAPEPGRNYGWPVISYGRNYSGTKIGIGTAKEGMEQPIFYWDPSIAPGGIAVYRGKMFPEWNGDLLVTALKFKLLSRLDRDGRGKVVEQERLFEGDFGRLRDIVVAPDGALLITTDEDDGALLRVSRATN; encoded by the coding sequence ATGCGTCTTCACGGAACAGGATTTTCCATAGCGCTTGCGGCATCTGCTTTGCTCGCGGCAAGTACTGCCCTCGCCGATCCGGCCAAGACGGTCAACACGCTGAAGGTTGCCGTGAAGATCGAAACCATCGCAAGCGAGCTCGATCACCCATGGGCCGTGGAGGCGCTGCCCGACGGCGCCTATCTCGTGACGGAACGACCGGGACACATGCGCATCGTCCGCAACGGCAAGCTGTCCGATCCCATCGCCGGAGTGCCCGAGGTCCATACCCGTGGCCAGGGCGGGCTGCTTGACGTCGCCCTCGATCCGAAATTTGCGAGCAACCGCACCATCTTCTTCACCGCCTCCATCGCCGAGGACGGCGGCAGCGGCACGGCCGTCTTTCGAGCCGCCCTGTCGCCGGACGAACGGCGGCTGACCGATTTGAAGCGCATCTTCCTGATGAACAAGCTCTCGTCCGGTAATATCCAATACGGCTCACGCATCGCCATTGCCAGGGATGGCAGCCTCTTCGTCGGGCTCGGCGACCGCGGCGAACAGGATCGTGCGCAGGATTTCCATGAAGACGCCGGCTCGATCATCCACATCACGGCCGATGGCAGCATACCCGCCGACAATCCCTTCAAGGACGGCGCCAAGGCCCAACCGGAGATCTGGTCCAAGGGCCACCGCAATCCCCAGGGCATCACCTTCGATACCGCCGACGGCAAACTCTATACGGCCGAGCACGGCGCCAGAGGTGGCGACGAGATCAACGCGCCCGAACCGGGCAGAAACTATGGCTGGCCGGTCATTTCCTACGGACGCAATTATTCCGGCACCAAGATCGGGATCGGCACGGCGAAGGAAGGAATGGAGCAACCGATCTTCTATTGGGATCCGTCGATCGCGCCTGGCGGCATCGCCGTCTATCGCGGCAAGATGTTTCCGGAATGGAACGGCGACCTTCTGGTCACGGCGCTGAAATTTAAGCTTCTCTCGCGCCTGGATCGCGACGGCCGTGGCAAGGTAGTCGAGCAGGAACGCTTGTTCGAAGGCGATTTCGGCCGCCTGCGCGATATCGTCGTCGCACCGGATGGGGCACTGCTGATCACCACCGATGAGGATGACGGCGCATTGCTGCGCGTCTCGAGGGCAACGAACTAG
- a CDS encoding YbjN domain-containing protein: MSLMEIEVERQSNPVDMIEFVAANNDWSFERSGEDEIAMTVEGKWTDYHVSFSWMEEFEALHIACAFDIKVPDIRANEVIKLLSCVNGQVLMGHFDLWRQEDIVIFRQSLLLAGGAEPTNRQVEVLLSNALDTCEAYYQAFQFVVWSGLDANRAMEAVLFETVGEC; encoded by the coding sequence ATGAGCCTTATGGAAATAGAAGTCGAACGCCAGTCAAATCCGGTCGATATGATCGAGTTCGTGGCCGCCAATAACGACTGGTCGTTTGAGCGGTCGGGCGAAGACGAAATCGCCATGACCGTCGAAGGTAAGTGGACGGATTATCATGTGTCCTTCTCCTGGATGGAGGAGTTCGAGGCGCTGCATATCGCCTGCGCTTTCGACATCAAGGTCCCGGACATCCGCGCCAACGAAGTCATCAAGCTTTTGTCCTGTGTCAACGGGCAGGTGCTGATGGGCCATTTCGACCTGTGGCGGCAGGAGGATATCGTGATCTTCCGGCAGTCTCTGCTGCTTGCCGGCGGCGCCGAGCCGACCAATCGGCAAGTGGAAGTGCTGCTGTCCAACGCTCTTGACACCTGCGAGGCCTATTATCAGGCTTTCCAGTTTGTTGTCTGGTCCGGCCTCGACGCAAATCGCGCCATGGAAGCCGTGCTGTTCGAAACCGTGGGCGAATGCTGA
- a CDS encoding ATP-binding protein encodes MVTFDSIRRDQDHPPSSGMRWLSRWLRRRLPTGIYARSLLIFILPMIILQAVVTVVFMERHWQMVTQRLSMATTRDIAAIIAIIETYPQDADYSAVTQIARQKLDLTISIEPGGELPPPREKPFFSILDGILSDEIRDQINLPFWVDTLGNSSLVEIRVKLPDKVLRVFAKRSQTYASNTHIFILWMVGTSLVLIGIAVLFLRGQIRPILALAQAAESFGKGQRLENYSPRGADEVRRAGLAFILMRERIERQIEQRTAMLSGVSHDLRTVLTRFKLQLALVGENPDLDGLSEDVEDMQSMLEGYIAFARGEAEEDVGTLHLSDILNRVEQDFSLHGKSVTYSIDGDDEISVRPNAFARLVTNLASNARRYAHTLRIEAKHSAKWLTIIFDDDGPGIPVKAREDVFKPFFRLDEARNLDNSGTGLGLAIARDIARSHGGNVTLGDSPLGGLRATIRIPA; translated from the coding sequence ATGGTGACATTCGATTCGATCCGACGCGATCAGGACCACCCGCCGTCCAGCGGCATGCGTTGGCTGTCGCGCTGGCTGCGTCGACGTCTACCGACCGGCATCTACGCCCGTTCCCTGCTGATCTTCATACTGCCGATGATCATCCTGCAGGCGGTCGTCACCGTCGTCTTCATGGAGCGCCACTGGCAGATGGTGACGCAGCGCCTGTCAATGGCGACCACGCGCGACATCGCCGCCATCATCGCGATCATCGAAACCTACCCGCAGGATGCCGACTATTCGGCCGTCACGCAGATAGCCCGGCAAAAGCTCGATCTCACCATCTCGATCGAGCCAGGCGGTGAGCTGCCGCCGCCGCGCGAAAAGCCGTTCTTCTCGATTCTCGACGGCATCCTCAGCGATGAAATCCGCGACCAGATCAACCTGCCCTTCTGGGTCGACACGCTCGGCAATTCCAGCCTCGTAGAAATCCGCGTCAAGCTGCCGGACAAGGTGCTGCGCGTCTTTGCCAAGCGCAGCCAGACCTATGCCTCGAACACCCATATCTTCATTCTCTGGATGGTCGGGACGTCGCTGGTGCTGATCGGCATCGCCGTTCTGTTCCTGCGCGGCCAGATCCGGCCGATCCTGGCGTTGGCGCAAGCCGCCGAAAGTTTCGGCAAGGGCCAGCGGCTGGAGAATTATTCACCGCGCGGCGCCGACGAAGTCCGCCGCGCCGGCCTTGCCTTCATCCTGATGCGCGAGCGTATCGAACGGCAGATCGAGCAGCGCACGGCGATGCTCTCCGGCGTCAGCCATGACCTGCGCACGGTGCTCACTCGCTTCAAGCTGCAGCTCGCCCTTGTGGGCGAAAATCCCGACCTCGACGGCCTCAGCGAGGACGTCGAGGACATGCAAAGCATGCTGGAGGGCTACATTGCCTTCGCTCGCGGCGAAGCAGAAGAGGATGTCGGCACGCTCCATCTCAGCGATATCCTCAACAGGGTCGAACAGGACTTCTCTCTCCACGGCAAATCCGTGACCTACTCGATCGACGGCGATGATGAAATCTCCGTCCGTCCGAACGCCTTCGCGCGGCTTGTAACGAACCTCGCCTCCAATGCGCGCCGTTATGCCCATACGCTCCGCATCGAAGCCAAGCACAGCGCCAAATGGCTGACGATTATTTTCGACGACGATGGTCCCGGCATTCCCGTCAAGGCTCGAGAAGACGTGTTCAAGCCGTTCTTCCGGCTGGACGAGGCGCGCAATCTCGACAATTCCGGCACCGGTCTCGGCCTGGCGATTGCCCGCGACATCGCCCGCAGTCATGGCGGCAACGTCACGCTCGGCGACAGTCCACTCGGCGGCCTGCGCGCCACCATCCGAATTCCTGCTTGA
- a CDS encoding tRNA-binding protein, whose translation MTEEITYGDFERVDIRVGTIIEAEAFPEARKPAYKLRIDFGPEIGIKRSSAQITVHYTLENLIGRQILAVVNFPPRQIGPVRSEVLTLGFEDENGAIVLAAVTQPVPNGRKMM comes from the coding sequence ATGACGGAAGAGATCACCTATGGCGATTTCGAGCGGGTGGATATCCGCGTCGGGACGATCATCGAGGCCGAGGCTTTTCCGGAAGCGCGTAAGCCGGCCTATAAGTTGAGGATCGATTTCGGGCCAGAGATTGGCATCAAGCGCTCCTCGGCGCAGATCACCGTCCACTACACGCTGGAGAACCTTATCGGCCGCCAGATCCTTGCCGTCGTCAATTTCCCGCCGCGCCAGATTGGCCCCGTCCGCTCCGAAGTGTTGACTCTCGGATTTGAAGACGAAAATGGCGCCATCGTACTTGCGGCCGTGACGCAGCCGGTGCCCAACGGTCGGAAGATGATGTAG
- the proC gene encoding pyrroline-5-carboxylate reductase has protein sequence MTTEASSSALSSSGAIILIGAGNMGGAMLTGWLKNGVLGSSVIVVDPNPSEAMRTLIADAGASHVTGVPAGVTAGVLFIAVKPQVMDAVLPPFKETVGPNTVVVSIAAGKTLASLEKNLGKAAMVRAMPNTPAMVGRGVTGAFANTEVGKNQRQLVHDLLKVSGPVEWVPEEADIDAVTAVSGSGPAYVFYLVECMAEAGRKLGLQADLAMRLARETVAGAGELLHQSPDDASRLRQNVTSPGGTTAAALAVLMAEGGMQPLFDEALEAARNRAQELAG, from the coding sequence ATGACGACTGAGGCATCTTCCAGCGCGCTCTCATCCTCTGGTGCTATCATCTTGATTGGCGCTGGGAATATGGGCGGCGCGATGCTGACGGGCTGGCTGAAGAATGGTGTGCTTGGTTCCTCGGTGATCGTGGTCGATCCCAATCCGTCCGAGGCGATGCGGACGCTGATAGCCGATGCCGGCGCAAGCCACGTCACCGGTGTTCCCGCCGGCGTTACTGCGGGTGTTCTCTTCATTGCGGTCAAGCCGCAGGTCATGGATGCCGTGCTTCCGCCGTTCAAGGAAACGGTCGGGCCGAATACGGTGGTGGTGTCGATCGCAGCGGGCAAGACGCTTGCTTCTCTCGAAAAGAACCTGGGGAAAGCGGCGATGGTGCGTGCCATGCCGAACACCCCGGCCATGGTCGGCCGCGGCGTCACTGGCGCCTTTGCCAATACCGAGGTCGGCAAGAACCAGCGGCAATTGGTGCATGATCTTCTAAAGGTGTCCGGTCCGGTCGAATGGGTGCCGGAAGAGGCCGATATCGATGCCGTGACGGCGGTGTCCGGCAGCGGGCCGGCCTATGTTTTTTATCTCGTCGAGTGCATGGCGGAAGCGGGCCGGAAGCTTGGCCTGCAGGCGGACCTCGCCATGCGGCTCGCACGGGAAACTGTCGCGGGGGCTGGTGAATTACTGCATCAGTCCCCCGATGACGCCTCGCGCCTACGCCAGAATGTGACGTCTCCAGGCGGCACGACAGCGGCGGCCCTTGCCGTGCTGATGGCCGAAGGCGGGATGCAACCTCTGTTCGACGAGGCGCTGGAAGCGGCGCGCAACCGAGCACAGGAACTGGCCGGCTAA
- a CDS encoding DMT family transporter, whose product MTRIQANLVLLLAAAIWGGGFVAQSTAMKAIGPFWFIGLRFAVATIVVLPFVWMENRKAEKPLTRSNWLSFLCIGIALFGGAATQQLGLLTTTVTNSSFITGLYVVFVPLIAVVFLRRQPHWIIWPAALTALSGIYLLSGGSLSRLTSGDFLTVVCAVFWAVQITLAGSSVRETGRPLGISAAQFAITAILALIVAAVAEPISFAAIGAALGEILYVGIFSSGLAFALQIIGQRYTSAPQAAIILSSEALFGASLGALLLGETMGPLGYAGCALMFTAMLAVELVPELTRRRSVAV is encoded by the coding sequence ATGACTCGCATACAGGCGAATTTGGTATTGTTGCTGGCTGCCGCCATCTGGGGCGGCGGCTTCGTCGCGCAGTCGACGGCGATGAAGGCGATCGGTCCGTTCTGGTTCATCGGCCTGCGCTTTGCCGTCGCCACCATCGTCGTCCTGCCCTTTGTCTGGATGGAAAACCGCAAGGCCGAGAAACCACTCACGCGCAGCAATTGGCTATCCTTCCTCTGCATCGGTATTGCGCTCTTCGGCGGCGCGGCAACGCAGCAGCTCGGGCTCCTGACGACCACCGTGACCAATTCCAGCTTCATCACCGGCCTTTACGTCGTCTTCGTACCGCTGATCGCCGTCGTGTTTTTGCGCCGGCAGCCGCACTGGATCATCTGGCCGGCAGCGTTAACGGCGTTGAGCGGCATCTATCTGCTGTCCGGCGGTTCTCTGTCCCGGCTTACGTCCGGCGATTTCCTGACCGTCGTCTGCGCCGTCTTCTGGGCTGTGCAAATCACCCTCGCCGGCTCGTCTGTTCGTGAAACCGGTCGGCCTCTTGGTATTTCCGCCGCACAATTCGCCATCACGGCTATCCTTGCCCTCATCGTCGCCGCAGTGGCCGAACCAATCAGCTTTGCCGCCATCGGGGCGGCGCTCGGCGAGATCCTCTATGTCGGGATATTCTCGTCCGGACTTGCATTTGCACTGCAGATTATCGGGCAGCGCTATACCAGCGCCCCGCAGGCGGCGATCATCCTCTCTTCTGAGGCATTGTTCGGCGCTTCGCTTGGCGCACTGCTGCTCGGTGAAACCATGGGACCGCTCGGCTATGCCGGTTGCGCCCTGATGTTCACTGCGATGCTAGCGGTGGAATTGGTGCCCGAACTCACCCGACGGCGCAGCGTCGCAGTGTAA
- a CDS encoding MBL fold metallo-hydrolase yields the protein MGMLQAGIIPVTPFEQNCTILFDPETNEGVVVDPGGDVDLILQTVRENNITLKAIWLTHGHIDHAGGAAEVREALGLEVIGPHEDDLALLQDIEAKGKMFNIEGVRNVVPDRFLSDGDKVSFGEHEFEVFHCPGHAPGHVIYVNRKQKFAHLGDVLFNGSIGRTDLPGGDHQQLLDSIRDKVFPLGDDVGFICGHGPGGQIGEERRTNPFLRGL from the coding sequence ATGGGCATGCTCCAGGCCGGCATCATTCCGGTGACACCTTTCGAACAGAATTGCACGATCCTGTTCGACCCGGAGACGAACGAAGGGGTGGTGGTCGATCCCGGCGGCGATGTCGATCTCATCCTGCAGACGGTGCGTGAGAATAACATCACACTGAAGGCGATCTGGCTGACGCATGGTCACATTGATCACGCTGGCGGCGCGGCCGAAGTGCGCGAAGCGCTTGGCCTGGAAGTGATCGGCCCGCATGAGGATGACCTGGCGCTGCTGCAGGATATCGAGGCCAAGGGCAAGATGTTCAACATCGAGGGCGTGCGCAATGTCGTGCCGGATCGCTTCCTTAGCGATGGCGACAAGGTGTCCTTCGGCGAGCACGAATTCGAGGTCTTTCATTGCCCCGGTCATGCGCCGGGCCATGTCATCTATGTCAACAGGAAGCAGAAGTTCGCCCACCTCGGCGATGTGCTGTTCAATGGCTCGATCGGCCGCACCGACCTTCCGGGCGGCGACCATCAGCAACTGCTGGACTCGATCCGTGACAAGGTGTTTCCGCTGGGCGACGATGTCGGCTTCATCTGCGGTCATGGTCCCGGCGGCCAGATCGGCGAGGAACGGCGGACCAACCCCTTCCTGCGCGGGCTTTAG
- a CDS encoding pyridoxal phosphate-dependent aminotransferase — MAFLADALSRVKPSATIAVSQKARELKAKGRDVIGLGAGEPDFDTPDNIKVAAIDAINRGETKYTPVAGIPELRKAIAAKFKRENNLDYAPEQTIVGTGGKQILFNAFMATLNPGDEVIIPTPYWVSYPEMVALCGGTPVFVETTQANGFKLQPADLEKAITPKTKWFMFNSPSNPSGAAYTHAELKALTDVLVKHPHVWILTDDMYEHLTYGDFKFATPVEVEPSLYDRTLTMNGVSKAYAMTGWRIGYAAGPLVLIKAMDMIQGQQTSGATSIAQWAAVEALNGPQDFIPRNKKIFEGRRDLVVSMLNQAKGISCPVPEGAFYVYPSCAGLIGKTAPTGKVIETDEDFVSELLESEGVAVVHGSAFGLGPNFRISYATSEELLEEACRRIQRFCGACK; from the coding sequence ATGGCCTTTCTTGCCGACGCCCTTTCCCGTGTAAAGCCTTCTGCCACTATCGCCGTTTCCCAGAAAGCGCGCGAGTTGAAAGCAAAAGGACGCGACGTGATCGGCCTCGGTGCCGGTGAGCCTGATTTCGACACGCCGGACAATATCAAGGTGGCCGCCATCGACGCGATTAATCGCGGCGAGACGAAGTACACGCCGGTTGCTGGCATCCCCGAGCTGCGCAAGGCGATCGCCGCCAAGTTCAAGCGCGAGAACAATCTCGACTACGCTCCCGAGCAGACCATCGTCGGCACGGGCGGCAAGCAGATCCTGTTCAACGCCTTCATGGCGACGCTGAACCCCGGCGATGAAGTCATTATCCCGACGCCATACTGGGTATCCTACCCGGAAATGGTGGCGCTGTGCGGTGGCACCCCGGTTTTCGTCGAGACGACGCAGGCCAACGGCTTCAAGCTCCAGCCTGCGGATCTCGAAAAGGCGATCACGCCGAAGACCAAGTGGTTCATGTTCAACTCGCCGTCGAACCCGTCGGGTGCTGCCTATACGCATGCCGAACTGAAGGCGCTGACGGACGTGCTGGTCAAGCATCCGCATGTCTGGATCCTGACGGACGACATGTATGAGCACCTGACCTATGGCGACTTCAAATTCGCCACGCCGGTCGAAGTCGAGCCCAGCCTCTATGACCGGACGCTGACGATGAACGGCGTTTCGAAGGCCTATGCCATGACCGGCTGGCGTATCGGCTATGCCGCCGGACCGCTGGTGCTCATCAAGGCGATGGACATGATCCAGGGTCAGCAGACCTCGGGCGCGACCTCCATCGCGCAGTGGGCTGCCGTCGAAGCGCTGAACGGTCCGCAGGATTTCATTCCGCGCAACAAGAAGATCTTCGAAGGCCGCCGCGATCTCGTCGTGTCGATGCTGAACCAGGCGAAGGGCATTTCCTGCCCGGTGCCGGAAGGCGCTTTCTACGTCTATCCGTCCTGCGCCGGCCTGATCGGCAAGACGGCTCCGACCGGCAAGGTCATCGAGACGGACGAAGACTTCGTGTCGGAACTGCTGGAATCGGAAGGCGTGGCCGTCGTCCACGGCTCCGCCTTCGGTCTCGGCCCGAACTTCCGCATCTCCTACGCGACCTCGGAAGAGCTTCTCGAGGAAGCTTGCCGCCGTATCCAGCGCTTCTGCGGCGCCTGCAAGTAA
- a CDS encoding response regulator, translating into MTTKTAISDDAAHLLVVDDDTRIRALLNRYLMEKGFRVTVAAEGAEARRKLEGLDFDLIIMDVMMPGESGITLTSSLRAIKNIPIIMLTALAEADARIAGLEAGADDYLPKPFDPRELVLRINNILRRNTPADAPKIEQVMFGPYTFSLTRKELKRASELIRLTDREQEIMLLFAKRAGDTIPRHELIGSDAEVGERTIDVQINRLRRKIEDDPANPIWLQTVRGIGYRLSID; encoded by the coding sequence ATGACGACAAAAACAGCAATTTCGGATGATGCGGCGCATCTCCTGGTCGTGGATGACGACACGCGTATCCGTGCCCTTCTCAACCGCTACCTCATGGAAAAGGGCTTCCGGGTGACGGTCGCCGCTGAGGGCGCCGAGGCCCGCCGCAAGCTCGAAGGCCTGGATTTCGACCTGATCATCATGGACGTGATGATGCCCGGCGAGTCCGGGATTACGCTGACGTCGAGCCTCCGCGCCATCAAGAACATCCCGATCATCATGCTGACCGCCCTTGCCGAAGCCGATGCACGCATCGCCGGATTGGAAGCTGGCGCCGACGATTATCTGCCGAAGCCTTTCGACCCGCGCGAACTCGTGCTGCGCATCAACAATATCCTCCGCCGCAATACGCCGGCCGACGCGCCGAAGATCGAACAGGTGATGTTCGGCCCCTATACCTTCTCGCTGACCCGCAAGGAGTTGAAGAGGGCCTCGGAGCTCATCCGCCTGACCGACCGGGAGCAGGAAATCATGCTGCTCTTTGCCAAGCGCGCCGGCGATACGATTCCACGCCACGAGCTGATCGGCAGCGATGCCGAAGTCGGCGAGCGCACCATCGACGTGCAGATCAACCGCCTGCGCCGCAAGATCGAGGACGACCCGGCCAACCCCATCTGGCTGCAGACGGTGCGTGGCATCGGCTACCGCCTGAGCATAGATTGA
- a CDS encoding BA14K family protein has protein sequence MNMLGKTLLMSAMAATLTLTSMSAASADDRWHHRDGWVLGGAAGLATGLIVGSAIASQPRYAEPAPVYVDPDYDAPPPPYYYRAPPRRVYVERDVSYYAPPTVGLRPWSSQWMRYCYDRYRSFDGRSGTYVGYDGMRHFCN, from the coding sequence ATGAACATGCTCGGCAAAACCCTCCTTATGTCCGCTATGGCTGCAACGCTGACGCTGACATCCATGTCGGCTGCTTCGGCTGATGATCGCTGGCATCACCGCGACGGCTGGGTACTGGGTGGCGCCGCAGGCCTTGCCACCGGCCTGATCGTCGGCTCCGCTATCGCCAGCCAGCCACGCTATGCCGAACCCGCGCCGGTTTATGTCGATCCCGACTACGACGCACCGCCCCCGCCTTATTACTATCGCGCACCGCCGCGCCGCGTCTATGTCGAGCGCGATGTCAGCTACTACGCTCCGCCGACCGTAGGCCTGCGTCCCTGGTCGTCCCAATGGATGCGCTATTGCTATGATCGCTACAGGAGCTTTGACGGTCGCAGCGGCACCTATGTCGGCTATGACGGCATGCGTCACTTCTGCAACTGA